In the genome of Streptomyces sp. V2I9, one region contains:
- the ispG gene encoding flavodoxin-dependent (E)-4-hydroxy-3-methylbut-2-enyl-diphosphate synthase, whose translation MTAISLGMPAVPTKLADRRVSRQIQVGSVAVGGDAPVSVQSMTTTRTSDIGATLQQIAELTASGCQIVRVACPTQDDADALATIAKKSQIPVIADIHFQPKYVFAAIDAGCAAVRVNPGNIKQFDDKVKEIAKAAGETRTPIRIGVNAGSLDARLLKKYGKATPEALVESALWEASLFEEHGFGDIKISVKHNDPVVMVNAYRQLAAQSDYPLHLGVTEAGPAFQGTIKSAVAFGALLSEGIGDTIRVSLSAPPAEEVKVGLQILEALNLKQRRLEIVSCPSCGRAQVDVYKLADQVSAGLEGMEVPLRVAVMGCVVNGPGEAREADLGVASGNGKGQIFVKGEVIKTVPESKIVETLIEEALKIAEQMEKDGIASGEPEVSIS comes from the coding sequence ATGACTGCGATTTCTCTCGGAATGCCGGCCGTTCCGACCAAGCTCGCCGACCGCAGGGTCAGCCGACAGATCCAGGTCGGCTCGGTCGCGGTCGGCGGCGACGCGCCCGTGTCCGTGCAGTCGATGACGACGACGCGGACGTCGGACATCGGCGCCACGCTCCAGCAGATCGCCGAACTGACGGCGTCCGGCTGCCAGATCGTCCGGGTCGCCTGCCCGACCCAGGACGACGCCGACGCGCTGGCCACCATCGCCAAGAAGTCGCAGATCCCGGTGATCGCCGACATCCACTTCCAGCCGAAGTACGTCTTCGCCGCGATCGACGCGGGCTGCGCGGCCGTCCGGGTCAACCCCGGCAACATCAAGCAGTTCGACGACAAGGTCAAGGAGATCGCCAAGGCGGCCGGCGAGACCCGCACCCCGATCCGGATCGGCGTCAACGCCGGCTCCCTGGACGCGCGGCTCCTCAAGAAGTACGGCAAGGCCACCCCCGAGGCCCTGGTCGAGTCCGCCCTGTGGGAGGCGTCCCTCTTCGAGGAGCACGGCTTCGGCGACATCAAGATCTCGGTCAAGCACAACGACCCGGTCGTCATGGTCAACGCCTACCGCCAGCTCGCCGCGCAGAGCGACTACCCGCTGCACCTCGGCGTCACCGAGGCCGGCCCGGCGTTTCAGGGCACCATCAAGTCGGCCGTCGCCTTCGGCGCACTGCTCTCCGAGGGCATCGGCGACACCATCCGCGTCTCCCTCTCGGCCCCGCCCGCCGAGGAGGTCAAGGTCGGCCTCCAGATCCTGGAGGCGCTGAACCTCAAGCAGCGCCGCCTGGAGATCGTCTCCTGCCCCTCCTGCGGCCGCGCCCAGGTCGACGTCTACAAGCTCGCCGACCAGGTCAGCGCCGGCCTGGAGGGCATGGAGGTCCCGCTCCGCGTCGCGGTCATGGGCTGCGTCGTCAACGGCCCCGGCGAGGCCCGCGAGGCCGACCTCGGCGTCGCCTCCGGCAACGGCAAGGGCCAGATCTTCGTGAAGGGTGAGGTCATCAAGACCGTCCCCGAGTCGAAGATCGTCGAGACCCTCATCGAAGAGGCCCTGAAGATCGCCGAGCAGATGGAGAAGGACGGCATCGCGTCCGGCGAGCCCGAGGTCTCCATCAGCTGA
- the aroA gene encoding 3-phosphoshikimate 1-carboxyvinyltransferase gives MTVIDIPGSKSVTARALFLAAASEGTTTLLRPLRSDDTEGFAEGLRTLGYGVVQQADRWRVEGRPAGPAVPEAEVHCRDGATTARFLPALVAAAASGTYRFDASAQMRRRPLAPLTRALTALGVDLRHEEAEGHHPLTVRAAGVEGGELTLDAGESSQYLTALLMLGPLTAKGLRIEVTDLVSAPYVEITRAMMRDFGVEVLREGNTFTVPPGGYRATAYAVEPDASTASYFFAAAALTGREVTVPGLGTGALQGDLRFVEVLRKMGAEVSIGADATTVRSTGRLRGLTVTMRDISDTMPTLAAIAPYADGPVVIEDVANTRVKECDRLEACARNLRAMGITVHTGPDRIEIHPGVPKPTEIATHGDHRIVMSFAVAGLRTPGLTYDDPGCVRKTFPRFHEVFAEFAGAPRP, from the coding sequence GTGACCGTCATCGACATCCCCGGCTCCAAGTCCGTCACCGCCCGCGCCCTCTTCCTGGCCGCGGCCTCCGAAGGCACCACCACCCTGCTGCGACCGCTGCGCTCGGACGACACCGAGGGTTTCGCCGAAGGGCTGAGGACCCTCGGGTACGGGGTGGTCCAGCAGGCCGACCGGTGGCGCGTCGAGGGCCGCCCGGCCGGGCCCGCCGTCCCGGAAGCCGAGGTCCACTGCCGCGACGGCGCGACCACCGCCCGCTTCCTGCCCGCCCTCGTCGCGGCCGCCGCCTCCGGGACGTACCGCTTCGACGCCTCCGCCCAGATGCGCCGCCGCCCGCTCGCCCCGCTCACCCGCGCCCTCACCGCCCTCGGCGTGGACCTGCGTCACGAGGAGGCCGAGGGGCACCACCCGCTCACCGTGCGCGCGGCGGGCGTCGAGGGCGGCGAACTCACCCTGGACGCGGGGGAGTCGTCCCAGTACCTCACCGCGCTGCTGATGCTCGGGCCGCTCACCGCGAAGGGCCTGCGCATCGAGGTCACCGACCTGGTCTCCGCCCCGTACGTCGAGATCACCCGCGCGATGATGCGCGACTTCGGCGTGGAGGTGCTGCGCGAGGGGAACACCTTCACCGTGCCTCCCGGCGGCTACCGGGCCACCGCCTACGCCGTCGAGCCCGACGCCTCCACCGCGAGCTACTTCTTCGCCGCCGCCGCCCTCACCGGCCGCGAGGTGACCGTGCCCGGCCTCGGCACCGGGGCGCTCCAGGGCGACCTGCGCTTCGTCGAGGTCCTGCGGAAGATGGGCGCCGAGGTGAGCATCGGGGCCGACGCCACCACCGTCCGCTCCACCGGCCGACTGCGCGGCCTCACCGTCACCATGCGCGACATCTCCGACACCATGCCGACCCTCGCCGCCATCGCCCCGTACGCGGACGGGCCCGTCGTCATCGAGGACGTCGCCAACACCCGCGTCAAGGAGTGCGACCGGCTGGAGGCATGCGCCCGGAACCTGCGCGCCATGGGCATCACCGTCCACACCGGCCCCGACCGGATCGAGATCCACCCCGGCGTCCCGAAGCCCACCGAGATCGCCACCCACGGCGACCACCGCATCGTGATGTCCTTCGCCGTCGCCGGACTGCGCACCCCCGGTCTCACGTACGACGACCCCGGCTGCGTACGCAAGACGTTCCCGCGCTTCCACGAGGTGTTCGCGGAGTTCGCCGGGGCCCCGCGGCCCTGA
- a CDS encoding GNAT family N-acetyltransferase: MTQTTTRVLEPSDLGAALAILESEPVANAFVTSRVQVAGLDPWRLGGEMWGWYADGMLRSLCYSGANLVPICAGPEAVRAFADRARRAGRRCSSIVGPAEPTTRLWRLLEPSWGPAREVRANQPLMVTESLSADVAPDPLVRRIRKDEMEVLMPACVAMFTEEVGISPLAGDGGLLYQARVAELIGAGRSFARIDDGKVVFKAEIGAATPRACQIQGVWVAPEHRGKGLSEAGMAAVLRYALADVAPVVSLYVNDYNTPARKAYHRVGFREVGAFMSVLF; encoded by the coding sequence TTGACGCAGACCACCACCCGGGTCCTCGAACCCAGCGACCTCGGCGCCGCGCTCGCCATCCTGGAGAGCGAGCCCGTGGCCAACGCCTTCGTGACGTCCCGCGTGCAGGTCGCGGGGCTCGACCCCTGGCGCCTCGGCGGCGAGATGTGGGGCTGGTACGCGGACGGCATGCTCCGCTCCCTGTGCTACTCCGGAGCCAACCTCGTCCCGATCTGCGCCGGCCCCGAAGCCGTCCGCGCCTTCGCCGACCGCGCCCGCCGGGCCGGCCGCCGCTGCTCCTCCATCGTCGGCCCCGCCGAACCCACCACCCGGCTGTGGCGGCTCCTGGAACCGAGCTGGGGCCCCGCCCGCGAGGTCCGCGCCAACCAGCCCCTCATGGTCACCGAGAGCCTCTCCGCCGACGTCGCGCCCGACCCGCTCGTCCGCCGCATCCGCAAGGACGAGATGGAGGTCCTGATGCCGGCCTGCGTGGCCATGTTCACCGAGGAGGTCGGCATCTCCCCGCTCGCCGGGGACGGCGGACTCCTCTACCAGGCCCGCGTCGCCGAACTCATCGGCGCCGGCCGCTCCTTCGCCCGCATCGACGACGGCAAGGTCGTCTTCAAGGCGGAGATCGGCGCGGCCACCCCCCGGGCCTGCCAGATCCAGGGCGTCTGGGTCGCCCCGGAACACCGCGGCAAGGGCCTCTCCGAGGCGGGCATGGCCGCCGTCCTGCGCTACGCCCTGGCCGACGTCGCCCCCGTCGTCAGCCTGTACGTGAACGACTACAACACCCCCGCCCGCAAGGCGTACCACCGCGTCGGCTTCCGCGAGGTCGGCGCGTTCATGAGCGTCCTGTTCTGA
- a CDS encoding acyl-CoA dehydrogenase family protein has protein sequence MSAPHNTPQVPKAPKVTEREARRVAEAAREQDWRKPSFAKELFLGRFRLDLIHPHPLPPPDDIRRGEEFLARLRAFCETHVDGARIEREARIPDEVIDGLKRLGALGMKIETRYGGLGLTQVYYNKALALAGSASPAIGALLSAHQSIGVPQPLKIFGTREQKDVYLPRLATTDISAFLLTEPDVGSDPARLATTAMPDGPDYVLDGVKLWTTNGVVADLLVVMARVPASEGHPGGITAFVVEADAPGVTVEHRNAFMGLRGIENGVTRFHGVRVSAACRIGPEGAGLKIALTTLNTGRLSLPAMCVGVGKWSLKIAREWSGVREQWGRPVARHEAVGSKISFIAATTFALEAVVDLSSQMADEDRNDIRIEAALAKLYGSEMGWLIADELVQIRGGRGFETADSLAARGERAVPAEQMLRDMRINRIFEGSTEMMHLLIAREAVDAHLKVAGDLIDPDKPLSAKARAGADAAAFYARRLPGLAVGPGHLPRTYAEFHPAGHRDLSRHLRYVERSSRKLARSTFYAMSRWQGRMETKQGFLGRIVDIGAELFAMSAACVRAEHLRGAGEHGREAYQLADAFCEQARIRVGELFTRLWSNTDDLDRRVVDGILSGTYTWLEEGVIDPSGEGPWIADATPGPSTRGNQHRPVR, from the coding sequence ATGTCCGCACCCCACAACACGCCTCAGGTCCCCAAGGCGCCCAAGGTCACCGAGCGCGAAGCGCGCCGCGTCGCCGAGGCCGCGCGCGAGCAGGACTGGCGCAAGCCCAGCTTCGCCAAGGAGCTGTTCCTCGGGCGGTTCCGGCTCGACCTGATCCACCCGCACCCCCTGCCGCCGCCCGACGACATCCGGCGCGGCGAGGAGTTCCTGGCCAGGCTGCGCGCCTTCTGCGAGACGCACGTCGACGGCGCGCGGATCGAGCGCGAGGCGCGGATCCCCGACGAGGTGATCGACGGGCTCAAGCGGCTCGGCGCGCTCGGGATGAAGATCGAGACCAGGTACGGCGGCCTCGGCCTCACCCAGGTGTACTACAACAAGGCGCTCGCCCTGGCCGGCTCCGCCAGCCCCGCGATCGGCGCGCTGCTCTCCGCGCATCAGTCGATCGGCGTACCGCAGCCCCTGAAGATCTTCGGCACCCGTGAGCAGAAGGACGTCTACCTGCCCCGGCTGGCCACCACCGACATCTCCGCCTTCCTGCTGACCGAACCGGACGTCGGCTCCGACCCGGCCCGCCTCGCCACCACCGCGATGCCCGACGGGCCGGACTACGTCCTGGACGGGGTGAAGCTCTGGACCACCAACGGCGTCGTCGCCGACCTCCTGGTCGTCATGGCCCGCGTCCCCGCCTCGGAGGGCCACCCCGGCGGGATCACCGCGTTCGTCGTCGAGGCCGACGCCCCCGGCGTCACCGTGGAGCACCGCAACGCCTTCATGGGGCTGCGCGGCATCGAGAACGGCGTCACCCGCTTCCACGGCGTCCGGGTGTCCGCCGCCTGCCGGATCGGGCCCGAGGGTGCCGGGCTCAAGATCGCCCTGACCACCCTCAACACCGGCCGCCTCTCGCTGCCCGCGATGTGCGTGGGCGTCGGCAAGTGGTCGCTGAAGATCGCCCGCGAATGGTCCGGCGTACGCGAGCAGTGGGGCAGACCCGTCGCGCGGCACGAGGCGGTCGGCTCGAAGATCTCGTTCATCGCGGCCACCACGTTCGCCCTGGAGGCCGTCGTCGACCTCTCCTCGCAGATGGCGGACGAGGACCGCAACGACATCCGCATCGAGGCCGCCCTCGCCAAGCTGTACGGCTCCGAGATGGGCTGGCTCATCGCCGACGAACTGGTCCAGATCCGCGGCGGCCGGGGCTTCGAGACCGCCGATTCGCTGGCCGCCCGCGGCGAACGCGCCGTCCCCGCCGAGCAGATGCTCCGCGACATGCGGATCAACCGGATCTTCGAGGGCTCCACCGAGATGATGCACCTGCTGATCGCCCGCGAGGCCGTGGACGCCCACCTGAAGGTCGCCGGCGACCTCATCGACCCCGACAAGCCGCTCTCCGCCAAGGCGAGGGCGGGGGCGGACGCCGCCGCGTTCTACGCCCGCCGGCTGCCCGGACTCGCCGTCGGACCGGGCCATCTGCCGCGTACCTACGCGGAGTTCCACCCGGCCGGGCACCGTGACCTCTCCCGCCATCTCCGGTACGTCGAGCGGTCCTCCCGCAAGCTCGCCCGCTCCACCTTCTACGCCATGTCCCGCTGGCAGGGCCGGATGGAGACCAAGCAGGGCTTCCTCGGCCGGATCGTCGACATCGGCGCGGAGCTCTTCGCGATGAGCGCCGCCTGCGTCCGTGCCGAGCACCTGCGCGGGGCGGGGGAGCACGGCCGCGAGGCGTACCAGCTCGCGGACGCCTTCTGCGAGCAGGCCCGCATCCGGGTCGGGGAACTGTTCACCCGGCTGTGGTCCAACACCGACGACCTCGACCGGCGCGTGGTCGACGGCATCCTGTCCGGTACGTACACCTGGCTGGAGGAGGGCGTCATCGACCCCAGCGGCGAAGGCCCCTGGATCGCGGACGCCACCCCCGGCCCCTCCACCCGCGGAAACCAGCACCGGCCGGTGCGCTGA
- a CDS encoding proline--tRNA ligase — translation MAQVQRMSRLMIKTLRDDPADAETLSHKLLVRAGYVRRNAAGIWSWLPLGKKVLDNISHVVREEMDAIGAQEVLLPALLPKEPYEASGRWEEYGDLLFRLQDRKGGDYLLGPTHEEIFTQTVKDQCTSYKDLPVMLYQIQTKYRDEARPRSGVLRGREFQMKDSYSFDTTDEGLAHSYALHRAAYIKIFERLGLDHRVVSAVSGAMGGSASEEFLAPAAAGEDTFADCPNCDYAANTEAVTFALAPVDGSAHGAVEELDTPDTPTIETLAAHLGVPASATLKNLLVKVDGEIVAVGVPGHREVDLGKLGEHLAPAVVELVTAEDFVGRDDLVRGYVGPQGLEKVRYLADPRVAPGTSWITGANKDGKHARNVVAGRDFEVDQYLDVVVVEEGDPCPACGTGLVLDRAIEIGHIFQLGRKYADTFQLDVLGQQGKPVRVTMGSYGIGVSRAVAALAEQTADDKGLCWPREVAPADVHVVAAGKALQTELALEVSEKLNAAGLRVLVDDRPGVSPGVKFTDSELIGVPKILVAGRRAADGVLELKDRRTGEREELTVDEAIARLTADLA, via the coding sequence ATGGCCCAGGTCCAGCGCATGTCCCGATTGATGATCAAGACACTGCGCGACGACCCGGCGGACGCCGAGACGCTCAGCCACAAGCTGCTGGTCCGCGCCGGGTACGTGCGCCGCAACGCGGCCGGCATCTGGTCCTGGCTGCCGCTCGGCAAGAAGGTCCTGGACAACATCTCCCACGTCGTCCGCGAGGAGATGGACGCCATCGGCGCCCAGGAGGTGCTGCTGCCCGCCCTGCTGCCCAAGGAGCCCTACGAGGCGTCCGGCCGCTGGGAGGAGTACGGCGACCTGCTCTTCCGCCTCCAGGACCGCAAGGGCGGCGACTACCTCCTCGGTCCGACCCACGAGGAGATCTTCACCCAGACCGTCAAGGACCAGTGCACGTCCTACAAGGACCTGCCGGTGATGCTCTACCAGATCCAGACGAAGTACCGCGACGAGGCCCGCCCCCGCTCCGGCGTGCTCCGCGGCCGCGAGTTCCAGATGAAGGACTCGTACAGCTTCGACACCACCGACGAGGGCCTGGCGCACTCCTACGCCCTGCACCGGGCCGCGTACATCAAGATCTTCGAGCGGCTCGGCCTGGACCACCGCGTCGTCTCCGCCGTCTCCGGCGCGATGGGCGGCTCCGCCTCCGAGGAGTTCCTGGCCCCCGCCGCCGCCGGTGAGGACACCTTCGCGGACTGTCCGAACTGCGACTACGCGGCCAACACCGAGGCCGTGACCTTCGCGCTTGCCCCGGTCGACGGTTCGGCGCACGGCGCGGTCGAGGAGCTGGACACCCCCGACACCCCGACCATCGAGACGCTCGCCGCGCACCTGGGCGTGCCCGCCTCCGCCACCCTGAAGAACCTGCTGGTCAAGGTGGACGGCGAGATCGTCGCCGTGGGCGTCCCCGGCCACCGCGAGGTCGACCTCGGCAAGCTGGGCGAGCACCTGGCGCCCGCCGTCGTCGAGCTGGTCACCGCCGAGGACTTCGTCGGCCGCGACGACCTCGTACGCGGTTACGTCGGCCCCCAGGGGCTGGAGAAGGTCCGCTACCTCGCCGACCCCCGCGTCGCCCCCGGCACCTCCTGGATCACCGGCGCGAACAAGGACGGCAAGCACGCGAGGAACGTCGTCGCCGGCCGGGACTTCGAGGTCGACCAGTACCTGGACGTCGTCGTCGTCGAGGAGGGCGACCCCTGCCCCGCGTGCGGCACCGGCCTCGTCCTGGACCGCGCCATCGAGATCGGCCACATCTTCCAGCTCGGCCGCAAGTACGCCGACACCTTCCAGCTCGACGTCCTCGGCCAGCAGGGCAAGCCCGTCCGGGTCACGATGGGCTCGTACGGCATCGGCGTCTCCCGCGCGGTGGCCGCCCTCGCCGAGCAGACCGCCGACGACAAGGGCCTGTGCTGGCCCCGCGAGGTCGCCCCGGCCGACGTCCACGTCGTCGCCGCCGGCAAGGCCCTCCAGACCGAGCTGGCCCTGGAGGTCTCGGAGAAGCTCAACGCGGCGGGCCTGCGCGTCCTGGTCGACGACCGTCCCGGCGTCTCGCCCGGCGTGAAGTTCACCGACTCCGAGCTGATCGGCGTGCCCAAGATCCTGGTCGCCGGCCGCCGCGCCGCCGACGGCGTCCTGGAACTGAAGGACCGCCGCACCGGCGAGCGCGAGGAGCTGACCGTCGACGAGGCGATCGCCCGCCTGACGGCCGACCTGGCCTGA
- the dxr gene encoding 1-deoxy-D-xylulose-5-phosphate reductoisomerase, with product MSDSPAPLADPHLVFDAADGRRDLVILGSTGSIGTQAIDLVLRNPDRFRVTALSAAGGRVALLAEQARRLRVDTVAVAAEDAVPALRSALRDRYGAGEPLPEILAGPDAAATLAASDCHTVLNGITGSIGLAPTLAALKAGRTLALANKESLIVGGPLVKALAAPGQIIPVDSEHAALFQALAAGTRADVRKLVVTASGGPFRGRTREELADVTREQALAHPTWAMGPVITINSATLVNKGLEVIEAHLLYDIPFDRIEVVVHPQSYVHSMVEFSDGSTLAQATPPDMRGPIAIGLGWPERVPDAAPAFDWTKASSWEFFPLDTDAFPSVGLARHVGGLGGTAPAVFNAANEECVDAFLAGQLPFNGIMDTVTTVVTEHGTPAPGTSLSVADVLEAETRARARARELSAKATAEARA from the coding sequence ATGAGCGACAGCCCCGCCCCCCTCGCCGATCCGCATCTCGTCTTCGACGCCGCGGACGGCCGCCGGGATCTGGTGATCCTCGGCTCCACCGGGTCCATCGGCACCCAGGCCATCGACCTGGTCCTGCGCAACCCCGACCGCTTCCGGGTCACGGCGCTCTCGGCCGCCGGCGGCCGGGTCGCCCTCCTTGCCGAGCAGGCGCGCCGCCTCCGGGTGGACACGGTGGCCGTAGCCGCCGAGGACGCGGTCCCCGCCCTGCGCTCCGCGCTGCGGGACCGGTACGGGGCCGGGGAACCGCTCCCCGAGATCCTGGCCGGCCCCGACGCGGCCGCCACCCTCGCGGCGAGCGACTGCCACACCGTGCTCAACGGCATCACCGGCTCCATCGGACTCGCCCCGACCCTCGCCGCGCTGAAGGCGGGCCGCACGCTCGCCCTCGCCAACAAGGAGTCGCTGATCGTCGGCGGGCCGCTGGTGAAGGCGCTCGCCGCCCCCGGCCAGATCATCCCCGTCGACTCCGAGCACGCCGCGCTCTTCCAGGCGCTCGCCGCGGGCACCCGCGCCGACGTCCGCAAGCTCGTCGTCACCGCCTCCGGCGGACCCTTCCGGGGCCGTACGCGCGAGGAGCTGGCCGACGTCACCCGCGAGCAGGCCCTCGCCCACCCGACCTGGGCGATGGGACCGGTCATCACGATCAACTCCGCGACCCTGGTCAACAAGGGACTGGAGGTCATCGAGGCGCACCTCCTCTACGACATCCCGTTCGACCGGATCGAGGTCGTCGTCCACCCGCAGTCCTACGTCCACTCGATGGTGGAGTTCAGCGACGGCTCCACACTCGCCCAGGCCACTCCGCCGGACATGCGCGGACCCATCGCCATCGGCCTCGGCTGGCCCGAGCGCGTCCCGGACGCCGCCCCGGCCTTCGACTGGACGAAGGCCTCCAGCTGGGAGTTCTTCCCGCTGGACACCGACGCCTTCCCGTCCGTCGGCCTCGCCCGGCACGTCGGCGGGCTCGGCGGCACCGCCCCGGCCGTGTTCAACGCGGCCAACGAGGAGTGCGTCGACGCGTTCCTCGCCGGACAGCTGCCGTTCAACGGCATCATGGATACGGTCACCACCGTGGTGACCGAACACGGCACCCCCGCCCCGGGAACCTCGCTCAGCGTCGCGGACGTCCTCGAAGCGGAAACCCGGGCCCGCGCACGGGCCCGGGAACTCTCGGCGAAAGCGACAGCGGAGGCGCGCGCATGA
- a CDS encoding RIP metalloprotease, whose translation MSLTSILLTVLGIAVFVVGLLFSIAWHELGHLSTAKMFGIRVPQYMVGFGPTLWSRKRGDTEYGIKAIPAGGYIRMIGMFPPGPDGRLEARSTSPWRGMIEDARSAAFEELEPGDEKRLFYTRKPWKRVIVMFAGPFMNLVLAVAIFMGVAMTFGFQTQTTEVAGVQKCVISQSDKRQTCKPGDDVSPAKAAGLQEGDRIVAFAGKKVDDWATLSDRIRETIGPATIVVERDGREVTLNAVLRENLVAKKDDKGEIIPKEFVKAGYLGFAAQTEIVPLSFGDSVVRMGDMIENGVDSIIALPSKIPALWDAAFGDGERADDSPVGVVGAARIGGEVMNLDIPAQNQVAMMLFLLAGFNLSLFLFNMLPLLPLDGGHIAGALWESLRRNLARVFRRPDPGPFDVARLMPVAYVVAGLFICFTLLVLVADIVNPVKIT comes from the coding sequence ATGAGTCTGACCTCGATCCTGCTGACGGTCCTGGGGATCGCCGTCTTCGTCGTGGGCCTGCTCTTCTCCATCGCCTGGCACGAGCTGGGCCACCTCTCCACGGCCAAGATGTTCGGCATCCGGGTCCCGCAGTACATGGTCGGCTTCGGCCCGACGCTCTGGTCGAGGAAGAGGGGCGACACCGAGTACGGCATCAAGGCCATCCCGGCCGGCGGCTACATCCGCATGATCGGGATGTTCCCGCCCGGCCCGGACGGCCGCCTCGAAGCCCGCTCCACCTCCCCGTGGCGCGGCATGATCGAGGACGCCCGCTCCGCCGCCTTCGAGGAGCTGGAACCGGGCGACGAGAAGCGGCTCTTCTACACGCGCAAGCCGTGGAAGCGCGTCATCGTGATGTTCGCCGGGCCCTTCATGAACCTGGTCCTCGCCGTCGCCATCTTCATGGGCGTCGCGATGACCTTCGGCTTCCAGACCCAGACCACCGAGGTCGCCGGCGTCCAGAAGTGCGTGATCTCGCAGAGCGACAAGCGCCAGACCTGCAAGCCCGGTGACGACGTCTCGCCCGCCAAGGCCGCCGGGCTCCAGGAGGGCGACAGGATCGTCGCGTTCGCCGGGAAGAAGGTCGACGACTGGGCCACGCTCTCGGACCGCATCCGCGAGACGATCGGCCCCGCCACCATCGTCGTCGAACGCGACGGCAGGGAAGTCACGCTCAACGCCGTCCTGCGCGAGAACCTGGTGGCGAAGAAGGACGACAAGGGCGAGATCATCCCGAAGGAGTTCGTCAAGGCGGGCTACCTCGGCTTCGCCGCGCAGACCGAGATCGTGCCGCTCTCCTTCGGCGACTCCGTCGTCCGCATGGGCGACATGATCGAGAACGGCGTCGACTCGATCATCGCCCTGCCGTCCAAGATTCCCGCTCTCTGGGACGCGGCCTTCGGCGACGGGGAACGGGCCGACGACTCGCCGGTCGGCGTGGTCGGAGCGGCCCGCATCGGCGGCGAGGTGATGAATCTCGACATCCCGGCGCAGAACCAGGTAGCGATGATGCTGTTCCTGCTCGCGGGCTTCAACCTCTCGCTGTTCCTGTTCAACATGCTCCCGCTGCTCCCGCTGGACGGCGGACACATCGCGGGCGCGCTCTGGGAGTCGCTGCGGCGCAATCTGGCCAGGGTGTTCCGGCGCCCCGATCCGGGGCCGTTCGACGTGGCCCGGCTCATGCCGGTCGCCTACGTGGTCGCCGGGCTCTTCATCTGCTTCACGCTGCTGGTCCTGGTGGCCGACATCGTGAACCCCGTCAAGATCACCTGA
- a CDS encoding GNAT family N-acetyltransferase, whose translation MAVPGEGPAHPDARIGPVDLAARVDEALRVQAAAFGLGQDEIDVRRHIVLRHLEHPRARALGALTPDGRLVGFVYGLPNDRVQWWSTVVEPCLRATGTEDWLDDSFVITELHVHPDHQQRGLGRALITAITDAVDHPRSILSAIDKDSPARALYRSLGYRDLARQVLFPSAPQPYAVMGAPLPLLRAGRMDFRPPALPG comes from the coding sequence ATGGCAGTCCCCGGAGAAGGCCCCGCACACCCCGACGCCCGGATCGGCCCCGTCGACCTGGCCGCCCGCGTCGACGAAGCGCTGCGCGTCCAGGCGGCGGCCTTCGGACTCGGCCAGGACGAGATCGACGTACGCCGCCACATCGTCCTCAGACACCTGGAGCACCCCCGCGCCCGCGCACTCGGCGCCCTCACCCCCGACGGGCGGCTCGTCGGGTTCGTCTACGGGCTGCCCAACGACCGGGTCCAGTGGTGGTCCACCGTCGTGGAGCCCTGTCTGCGGGCCACCGGCACCGAGGACTGGCTCGACGACTCCTTCGTCATCACCGAACTCCACGTCCACCCCGACCACCAGCAGCGCGGCCTCGGACGGGCCCTGATCACCGCCATCACCGACGCCGTCGACCACCCCCGCTCGATCCTGTCCGCGATCGACAAGGACAGCCCGGCCCGCGCCCTGTACCGCTCCCTCGGCTACCGCGACCTCGCCCGCCAGGTCCTCTTCCCGAGCGCTCCGCAGCCGTACGCGGTCATGGGCGCGCCGCTGCCGCTGCTGCGCGCCGGGCGAATGGATTTCCGCCCGCCCGCACTGCCCGGCTAA